The following proteins are co-located in the Pomacea canaliculata isolate SZHN2017 linkage group LG10, ASM307304v1, whole genome shotgun sequence genome:
- the LOC112573467 gene encoding BTB and MATH domain-containing protein 38-like, which translates to MQYPNISTLPAFNFSLPTRLTDGPAPPAPRAPPAPPNNLFAKQVAPSETQVFEEKDELSDVTLVVEDKRLYVHKTFLALHSPVFRKMFFSDFKEKESKEVCLPEKKYTAMVSFLTHIYPGHSFRTLTDERLIDILELADEYQTEQVLSDCEQYMGTQIHLLGQRLSEDQMMLYLWMMAQYNLKLHLEVLMDLSSKKAVHRLLKSKYFNSVPPETMKELLVRRCKDLEKTFSRTND; encoded by the exons ATGCAATATCCAAATATCTCTACACTACCAGCTTTTAATTTCTCACTACCTACGAGACTTACCGACGGCCCTGCACCTCCTGCACCTCGTGCACCTCCTGCACCTCCCAACAACTTATTTGCAAAGCAAGTGGCGCCCTCTGAAACTCAAGTTTTCGAGGAGAAGGACGAGCTGTCTGACGTGACGCTGGTGGTGGAGGACAAGCGGTTGTACGTCCACAAGACCTTCCTGGCGCTGCACTCCCCTGTCTTCCGCAAAATGTTCTTCTCTGACTTCAAGGAGAAGGAGAGCAAGGAGGTTTGTCTGCCGGAGAAAAAATACACGGCCATGGTCAGCTTTCTGACTCACATCTACCCTGGACACTCCTTTCGGACACTGACAG ATGAAAGACTTATAGACATTCTGGAGCTGGCAGACGAATACCAGACTGAACAAGTGTTGTCTGACTGCGAGCAGTACATGGGGACACAGATACACCTGCTAGGACAACGACTGTCGGAGGACCAGATGATGTTGTACCTGTGGATGATGGCGCAGTACAACCTCAAGCTTCACCTAGAAGTGCTGATGGATCTCTCCTCAAAGAAAGCGGTTCACCGGCTGCTCAAGAGCAAGTATTTCAACTCTGTTCCTCCAGAGACAATGAAGGAGTTACTTGTGAGAAGATGTAAAGATCTCGAGAAAACATTCTCCCGAACGAATGATTAA
- the LOC112573466 gene encoding uncharacterized protein LOC112573466, whose product MAAGVMCPDHPEEKLRFLCVPCDRLVCRDCKLTDHEGHKSVDVAKTSDDTRQKLQGHVARLKERMKILNVVMEEAEDDRRAAMAAQRDIADEIRRRAAMMTECVKQLEQQALDTLDSAMNLVNDEIDSTVKDLEYRRGEIKDMVETTRSALSSMDTGDTYNPVLAFTLEHDLRSGRGKGENLEMLTEGLPVFSVRPILYRPVVLSEDTVRMFIGLPQFAQVSKATPRVSVSPVFNCGGASIAGINSICPMADGTVWIASDVGEGSSDQQVALFSQQGKLIREETLRGPVSLVRVTKVKAFVGGKYVAKILNASESCNVVLEKDYSSDQYQNISCKSENAIAVFSKLKLRYAIMSSQAAPPHCLCKMDVKHSSLPLAAFTFVRTMDCPRPVAMDVDSSGQFLAVVTCDQAVRVFRLSDQHPPSVYCPSGESFSPSDVCFYTIGGKEMLLVADWFNSTVNVLEYCDGIRFVSYFGSGCPLLQQPTALTQDDSGRLWVGCKDGHILTCSEAEGTEQK is encoded by the exons ATGGCGGCTGGGGTTATGTGTCCGGACCACCCGGAGGAGAAGTTACGGTTCCTGTGCGTGCCCTGTGACCGCCTGGTGTGTCGCGACTGCAAGCTGACTGACCACGAGGGTCACAAGAGCGTGGACGTGGCCAAGACCAGCGACGACACTCGCCAGAAG CTGCAGGGTCACGTGGCCCGCCTGAAGGAGAGGATGAAGATCCTGAACGTTGTGATGGAAGAGGCCGAGGACGACCGGCGAGCAGCGATGGCGGCTCAGAGAGACATTGCAGACGAGATTCGTCGTCGTGCGGCGATGATGACTGAGTGTGTCAAGCAGTTGGAGCAGCAGGCACTGGACACTCTCGACTCCGCCATGAACTTG GTAAACGACGAGATCGACTCCACCGTGAAAGACCTGGAGTACCGACGAGGCGAGATCAAAGACATGGTGGAGACCACGAGATCCGCGCTGAGCAGCATGGACACCGGCGACACCTACAACCCCGTGCTGGCCTTCACCTTGGAGCATGACCTGCGCAGCGGGCGCGGCAAGGGCGAGAACCTGGAGATGCTGACGGAGGGCTTGCCCGTATTTTCGGTGCGACCAATCCTGTACCGTCCCGTCGTCCTGAGCGAGGACACCGTGCGCATGTTTATCGGCCTTCCCCAGTTCGCTCAGGTCTCCAAGGCAACGCCGAGAGTCAGCGTGTCCCCGGTTTTTAACTGCGGTGGCGCTAGCATCGCGGGCATCAACTCCATCTGTCCGATGGCCGACGGGACCGTGTGGATAGCCAGCGATGTCGGTGAGGGCTCCAGCGATCAGCAGGTGGCGCTCTTCAGTCAGCAGGGAAAGCTGATCCGGGAGGAGACTCTCCGTGGTCCGGTCAGCCTGGTGCGAGTCACCAAGGTGAAGGCCTTTGTTGGGGGCAAGTACGTGGCGAAAATCCTCAATGCCAGCGAGTCTTGTAACGTGGTTTTGGAAAAAGACTACAGCAGCGACCAGTACCAAAATATTTCCTGCAAGTCTGAGAACGCCATCGCAGTCTTCTCCAAACTGAAACTCCGCTACGCCATCATGTCTTCTCAGGCTGCGCCCCCTCACTGCCTGTGCAAGATGGACGTCAAGCACTCGTCGCTCCCTCTAGCGGCGTTCACGTTTGTCCGGACCATGGACTGCCCTCGCCCGGTGGCCATGGATGTGGACAGCAGCGGTCAGTTCTTGGCCGTCGTCACGTGCGACCAGGCGGTGCGGGTGTTCCGGCTGTCGGACCAGCATCCACCCAGCGTCTACTGCCCTAGCGGCGAGTCCTTCTCGCCCTCCGATGTCTGCTTCTACACGATTGGCGGAAAGGAGATGCTGCTCGTCGCTGATTGGTTCAACAGCACCGTGAACGTGTTGGAGTACTGTGACGGCATCCGGTTCGTGTCCTACTTCGGATCTGGCTGCCCGCTGCTGCAGCAGCCCACGGCCCTCACGCAGGACGACAGCGGCCGCCTGTGGGTAGGATGCAAGGACGGACACATTCTCACCTGCTCTGAAGCTGAAGGGactgaacaaaaataa
- the LOC112573465 gene encoding uncharacterized protein LOC112573465, whose product MHVKMKTKQRSLERGDSAPEAETSLLSVPRPSIQWGERSERLAPLMRHNNLPLVVMCDQQTLPFMETINFNFAQPLLLHMRRTVRKVVAASIFYEQCDGVVVRRQAEGRLLIPEDYKGWFAVLGLPDTVTREKVVPHFRQVAQLALSKCQTFLIGGNQPIGAFYIDTSNGGACKPLPRTLYPGDVLKMGTLYAAETTVKVKSGPFRGKKTVKKEEKFLLCTDENDRDVYLPVEKRGVFYVLTMEGQGMPKIPILRMPDIIARSRFPCIVKLIYGRVPPTPCSFTGTLLLQDSYMETSVIACTMFNVKNIFVDVPIDTDLRFFLAENTREVVGSQAYRSAARLCHEKASTYMRNMKVAYYVENNDRDVAEGDAPREQLSQMKVSSSESLPAHLSPRQSQSSRGRPSIVDEQPLFDPPESTSKTSKSPPVDNDSSLTTTVASNSPTVLRKDKTFYLPDEKEVLPLVQKSLSVPHLLMSTRPLPQTPEESSSGGHYMTMEDNARDRSEVTPLHDLPKTEGRAPPPTPPKPRKCSTNDSVYHQVWNGQEQVPPDDGIQDSRLLRVSDTAVKRLSSFTFADNYLMFPVVNRDNKTTKVVSPKAAKNSESPYEMMSPPTEPKSECRPPQPPSTLSLSKLPPLPPPPKKCSSQPLIFSPESEEYSSRRERPGSVSSTSDTADYTSHLSPVVSRKLDDRMVRKTSFTFYEGRDSEASASCLVDPDLALSPGLYSDFDPEQHFVLTNADESIYVNLQNIVKLEHASEFYDDRNKQIHVRDGSIRFRNPLNEEVTSEDLFKDPDFGAGPSLPPKPCKNPDSYLHPCTDESSSLESSEASSSVVDDLPLGATFSTLVHQTDGASDSGFQMDSVGSHATSTMTDHSLSNMSVPDLMEALQGLGLKPQTLDQLKQEKIDGKLLVSLNETELRDAVPGLRDIDFKKICMFVSGWRPKLGLERQLHN is encoded by the exons ATGCACGTGAAGATGAAAACCAAACAGCGGTCTCTTGAGAGAGGGGATTCAGCTCCAGAGGCAGAGACCAGCCTGCTGTCCGTGCCCAGACCCTCCATTCAGTGGGGGGAGCGGTCGGAACGACTGGCTCCCTTGATGAGGCACAACAACCTGCCGTTGGTGGTGATGTGCGACCAGCAGACGTTGCCCTTCATGGAGACCATCAACTTCAACTTCGCGCAGCCGCTGCTGCTGCACATGCGCCGCACGGTGAGGAAGGTGGTTGCCGCCAGCATCTTCTACGAACAGTGTGATGGCGTCGTCGTCCGACGACAAGCCGAGGGCCGTCTCCTCATTCCGGAGGACTACAAAG GATGGTTTGCAGTGCTGGGGTTACCAGACACTGTCACCAGAGAAAAGGTCGTCCCTCACTTCCGTCAGGTGGCGCAGCTGGCCTTGTCAAAGTGTCAGACGTTTCTCATTGGTGGAAATCAGCCAATCGGTGCTTTCTACATTGACACGTCTAATGGAGGGGCTTGCAAACCCTTGCCCCGGACTCTGTACCCGGGGGATGTCCTGAAGATGGGAACTTTGTACGCTGCCGAAACAACTGTCAAG GTCAAGTCGGGACCGTTCCGGGGCAAGAAGACAGTGAAGAAGGAGGAAAAGTTCCTCCTGTGCACGGACGAGAACGACCGTGACGTGTACCTCCCGGTGGAAAAGCGGGGCGTCTTCTATGTGCTGACCATGGAGGGGCAGGGCATGCCCAAGATCCCGATCCTGCGGATGCCAGACATCATCGCACGTTCTCGCTTCCCTTGCATCGTGAAACTCATTTATGGGCGAGTGCCCCCAACTCCTTGTTCTTTCACGGGAACCCTCCTGCTGCAGGATTCCTACATGGAGACGTCGGTGATTGCGTGCACCATGTTCAACGTGAAGAACATCTTCGTGGACGTTCCCATCGACACGGATCTGAGGTTCTTCCTGGCGGAGAACACCAGGGAGGTGGTGGGGTCGCAAGCCTATAGAAGTGCCGCCAGACTGTGTCACGAGAAAGCCAGCACCTACATGCGCAACATGAAAGTTGCTTACTACGTGGAGAACAACGACAGGGACGTTGCCGAGGGAGACGCCCCTAGGGAACAGCTGTCACAAATGAAGGTGTCGAGTAGTGAGTCGCTTCCTGCGCATCTGTCGCCCAGACAAAGTCAGTCCTCACGTGGCCGGCCAAGCATCGTGGATGAACAGCCGCTGTTCGATCCTCCCGAGTCGACTTCCAAGACCTCAAAATCTCCTCCCGTCGACAATGACAGTTCGCTCACGACGACAGTTGCTTCTAACTCGCCCACAGTTCtgcgcaaagacaagacattttatttgcCAGATGAAAAGGAAGTCTTACCACTAGTCCAGAAATCGCTGTCAGTGCCGCACCTGCTGATGTCCACAAGACCTCTCCCTCAAACACCAGAGGAATCTTCCTCTGGTGGTCACTACATGACCATGGAGGACAATGCAAGGGATCGGTCTGAGGTCACCCCGCTGCACGACCTCCCAAAGACAGAAGGTCGCGCGCCCCCTCCAACACCTCCCAAACCTCGTAAATGCTCGACAAACGACTCCGTGTACCATCAGGTCTGGAATGGACAGGAGCAGGTGCCGCCTGACGATGGGATTCAGGATTCAAGACTTTTGAGGGTGTCTGACACCGCCGTCAAGAGGTTGTCCAGTTTCACTTTTGCTGACAATTATTTGATGTTTCCCGTGGTGAACAGGGACAATAAGACTACAAAAGTAGTCTCCCCAAAGGCAGCGAAGAACTCAGAAAGTCCCTACGAAATGATGTCGCCACCAACAGAACCCAAAAGTGAATGTAGACCACCTCAACCACCATCCACCTTATCACTATCaaaattacctccccttccACCTCCCCCTAAGAAGTGCAGCTCACAGCCACTCATTTTCTCTCCAGAATCGGAGGAATATTCTAGCAGGAGAGAGAGGCCCGGGTCTGTGTCCTCCACTTCCGACACAGCAGACTACACCTCGCACTTGTCGCCCGTTGTCAGCAGGAAGCTTGACGACCGCATGGTGAGGAAAACGAGTTTCACTTTCTACGAAGGTCGCGACTCCGAGGCATCCGCCTCCTGCTTGGTTGACCCCGACCTTGCCCTCTCCCCTGGCCTGTACAGCGACTTTGATCCTGAGCAGCATTTTGTTCTCACTAATGCTGATGAATCCATCTACGTGAATCTTCAGAACATAGTGAAGCTGGAACATGCGAGTGAATTTTATGACGACCGGAACAAACAGATCCATGTGCGGGACGGTTCCATACGGTTTCGTAATCCGCTGAATGAAGAAGTGACATCAGAGGATCTTTTCAAAGACCCAGACTTTGGTGCAGGACCCTCTTTACCTCCAAAACCTTGTAAGAACCCGGATTCTTACCTACATCCATGCACTGACGAGTCTTCTTCGTTGGAGTCTTCAGAAGCATCCTCTAGTGTGGTGGACGATTTGCCCCTGGGGGCCACGTTTTCCACTTTAGTTCACCAGACAGACGGGGCCTCAGACTCGGGGTTTCAGATGGACAGTGTTGGGTCACATGCTACCAGTACAATGACAGACCACTCGTTGTCCAACATGTCGGTGCCGGACCTGATGGAGGCCTTGCAAGGTCTGGGTCTCAAGCCGCAGACCCTGGATCAGCTCAAGCAAGAGAAGATCGACGGGAAGCTGCTGGTGTCTCTCAATGAAACAGAACTCAGAGATGCTGTCCCGGGGCTGAGAGACATCGACTTTAAGAAAATCTGCAtgtttgtcagtggatggagaCCAAAGTTGGGCCTCGAGCGCCAACTACACAATTAG